The nucleotide window GGAAAAAATCGTATTGCGCGTGCGGAATGAATCAACGCAGAAAGTCAGTCTACACGACTTGGGCTTCCGTCTTGACGATATTTCGCTTGTGAAAAAAGAAATGAAGCGTCCTTACGGCCTTGTTTTGGTGAGTGGTCCGACAGGATCAGGAAAATCATCAACATTATACACACTTCTGAAGTCGCTTAATGTGGAGGGGGTGAGTATCGAAACCATTGAAGATCCTGTTGAATATAGCATTAAGCATATCAACCAAACACAGGTGCGCGCAGACCATGGCTTCACCTTTGCAGCCGGGCTTCGGGCAATTCTGCGCCAGGACCCCAATATTATTATGGTGGGGGAGATTCGTGATGAAGAAACAGCCTCAATCACCATTCAGTCGGCTCTTACGGGGCATGTGGTGCTTTCAACGCTGCATTCCAATTCAGCAGTTGGCGCACTTACGCGACTTCGCAATATGGGTGTGCGGTCGTATCTTCTTGCGCCAACGATCAATCAGATTATTTCCCAGCAGCTTATCAAACAGATTTGTCCTTCGTGCAAGGAATCATATAAGCCGGATAAACTATTTTTAGACTCCCTCAATGAAGATGCGCGCCTCTATCGCTCGCTTGCAAAGCTCAAAAAACGCAACTTGGTTGCATTAGATTCACCGACTGAATTAAAATTTTATCGCGGCAGGGGTTGTGATAAGTGTTTTGGCATTGGATTAACGGGTCGAATTGGCATTTTTGAAATCCTCACGTTCGATGAAGAGTTAAAAAAGCTTGTTCAACAGGAAAAAAGCGAGAGTATTGTACAAAAGTGCGCTGAAGAAAAAGGCATGCTGACCCTTTTTGAAGATGGCCTATTAAAAGTGCTATCAGGCGATACGACTATTGAAGAGCTGATGCGGATCAGCTGATGCTTCGCAGCTCTTCCATCATGCGCAAATAAAAATGCAAGTTGTGGATGGAAGAAAGGCGGTAGAAAAGCGACTCTTCTATGATGTATAAATGCCGGAGATAGCTTCGTGTAAAATGCTTGCACGTGTAGCAAGCACATGAGGGGTCTATGGGTTTTTTATCGGCTACATAGCGCGCATGCTTGATGCGCATAGATTGATAAAATGTCGGTTTGCAATGCCGCGATAGCTTGATGGGCTTTTTTTTGACATACAGCACGCCATGCCGCCCTTCGCGCGTGGGAATGACGCAATCAAACATATCCACGCCCACTGCAACCGCTTCTACAATATCCTCAGGTCGTCCTACGCCCATGAGATAGCGTGGTTTGTCTTTTGGCAGGAGTTCGGTGCACCAGCTGACGAATTCCGTTACCATTTTTTTGGGAGCAACGCCGCCGATGCCATATCCGTCAAAATCAATGGCAAGAAGCTTTTCGATACACTCCTTTCGTAAGTCCTTATAAAGAGCGCCTTGGGAAATGGCAAACAGAAGCGGTCTTTTGCCATTGGGTAGGCGCTTTTGTTTCATGCGTTTTTCAAAGTGTTTTTTGCTGCGCTCCGCCCACGCAACACTCATGTCTACGGCATAGCGTGCCTGTTCGTACGCGCAGGGCCAGGGCGTACAGATATCCAG belongs to Patescibacteria group bacterium and includes:
- a CDS encoding GspE/PulE family protein, translating into MFIPNAQLKKILIEASLITEDVWNNALKNAQRLDMPIEDILREWDIVKGHILYETVASAIGLPYVNLKLRHIDEAVLRLFDGHTVSTYKAIPFEKNSKGTSLKVAFLDPLQKNQVRKLEKLTHTTIEPYFTGITSYKTVSKYYQKDVASSIKRMIQRSSVAKKSISSEKLLNALIDYIYYSQPSDVHLEPQSTSGMAKFRVDGFLRDEFLLAKPLFKELSTVIKKIAGIRTDEHAKTADSSFSQVVFGETIIFRVSVLPTYYGEKIVLRVRNESTQKVSLHDLGFRLDDISLVKKEMKRPYGLVLVSGPTGSGKSSTLYTLLKSLNVEGVSIETIEDPVEYSIKHINQTQVRADHGFTFAAGLRAILRQDPNIIMVGEIRDEETASITIQSALTGHVVLSTLHSNSAVGALTRLRNMGVRSYLLAPTINQIISQQLIKQICPSCKESYKPDKLFLDSLNEDARLYRSLAKLKKRNLVALDSPTELKFYRGRGCDKCFGIGLTGRIGIFEILTFDEELKKLVQQEKSESIVQKCAEEKGMLTLFEDGLLKVLSGDTTIEELMRIS
- the tgt gene encoding tRNA guanosine(34) transglycosylase Tgt; this encodes MGNVFSLHSSYPLRRGVLTLPHGTVQTPFFMPIATRGAVKALTPEDIHALGAEIILSNTYHLYQRPGMDILKKWGGLHAFMGWDKPILTDSGGYQVFSLSKFRKITPDGIRFQSEINGATIFLTPEKAIDIQLAIGSDIIMVLDICTPWPCAYEQARYAVDMSVAWAERSKKHFEKRMKQKRLPNGKRPLLFAISQGALYKDLRKECIEKLLAIDFDGYGIGGVAPKKMVTEFVSWCTELLPKDKPRYLMGVGRPEDIVEAVAVGVDMFDCVIPTREGRHGVLYVKKKPIKLSRHCKPTFYQSMRIKHARYVADKKPIDPSCACYTCKHFTRSYLRHLYIIEESLFYRLSSIHNLHFYLRMMEELRSIS